In Williamsia phyllosphaerae, the DNA window GCGCCCCGTCCTGCTGCCCGACCCGCTCCGGGCCAGGGTGCCGCCCCGGCGCGACCGGGTACCGGCCGCCCGGCCGCAGGCCCCGGCGGTCCGCGTCCGGCCCCCGGTGCCGGCGGACCCCGTCCCAGCCCGGGCAGCATGCCTCCCCGCCCCAACCCCGGTGCGATGCCGTCGCGTTCGGCTCGTCCCGCACCCGGTGCGGGCGGTCCCGGTCGCCCCGGCGCCCGCGGTGGCCCCGGCGGTGCCGGTGGTGGCCGTCCCGGTGGCGGTGGCGGCGGATACCGCGGTGGCGGTGCCCCCGGCGGCGCCCCCACGGGTGGTCCTCCCGGTGGTTTCCGTGGCCGTCCCGGTGGCGGCGGAGTCCGTCGCGGTGGCGGTGCCGCGGGTGCGTTCGGTCGCCCCGGTGGTGCTCCCCGCAAGGGCCGCAAGTCCAAGCGCCAGAAGCGCCAGGAATACGACTCGATGCAGGCGCCCGCCGTCGGCGGCGTCCGGTTGCCCCACGGCGACGGTCAGACGATCCGACTGGCGCGCGGTGCGTCGCTGGTCGACTTCGCCGACAAGATCGACGCCAACCCGGCCGCCCTGGTCCAGGCCCTGTTCAACCTCGGCGAGATGGTCACGGCCACCGAGTCGGTGAACGACGAGACGCTGGAACTGCTCGGCGGCGAGATGAACTACGTCGTCCAGGTCGTCAGCCCGGAGGACGAGGACCGCGAGCTGCTCGACAGCTTCGACCTCACCTACGGCGAGGACGAGGGTGGCGAGGACGATCTCGAGCAGCGTCCGCCGGTGGTGACCGTCATGGGTCACGTCGATCACGGTAAGACCCGACTGCTCGACTCGATCCGTAACGCCACCGTCCGTGAGGGCGAGGCCGGCGGCATCACGCAGCACATCGGTGCCTACCAGGTGCTCACCGAGCTCGACGGCAACGAGCGTCTGGTCACGTTCATCGACACCCCCGGTCACGAGGCGTTCACCGCCATGCGTGCCCGTGGTGCGAAGGCCACCGACATCGCGATCCTGGTGGTCGCGGCCGACGACGGCGTCATGCCGCAGACGGTGGAGGCCATCAACCACGCGCAGGCGGCCGACGTGCCGATCGTCGTGGCGGTCAACAAGATCGACAAGGAGGGTGCGGATCCGCAGAAGATCCGTGCTCAGCTGACCGAGTACGGCCTGGTGGCCGAGGACTTCGGTGGCGAGACCATGTTCGTCGACATCTCCGCCAAGCAGGGCACGAACATCAACGCCCTACTCGAGGCGGTGCTGCTGACCGCGGACGCGGCGCTCGATCTGCGTGCCAACCCCGACATGGACGCCCAGGGTGTCGCCATCGAGGCGCACCTCGACCGCGGCCGTGGCCCGGTGGCCACCGTGCTGGTGCAGCGCGGAACGCTGCGGGTCGGCGACTCGATCGTCGCGGGCGACGCCTACGGGCGCGTCCGACGCATGGTCGACGAGCACGGTGCCGACGTCACCGAGGGCCTGCCCTCGCGTCCGGTCCAGGTCATCGGTTTCACCTCGGTGCCCGGTGCCGGCGACAACCTGTTGGTCGTCGACGAGGACCGGATCGCCCGTCAGATCGCCGATCGACGCAACGCCCGCAAGCGCAACGCGCTCGCCGCGCGCAGCCGCAAGCGGATCAGCCTCGAGGATCTCGATTCGGCTCTGAAGGAGACCTCGCAGCTGAACCTCATCCTCAAGGGTGACAACTCCGGAACCGTGGAGGCCCTGGAGGAGGCGCTGATCAACATCGACATCGGCGACGAGGTGACGCTGCGCGTCATCGACCGCGGTGTCGGTGGCGTGACCGAGACCAACGTCAACCTGGCGTCGGCGTCGAACGCGATCATCATCGGGTTCAACGTCCGCGCCGAGGGCAAGGCCACCGAGCTCGCCAACCGCGAGGGTGTCGACATCCGGTACTACTCGGTGATCTACCAGGCGATCGACGAGATCGAGAAGGCCCTCAAGGGCATGCTCAAGCCGATCTACGAAGAGGTCGAGCTGGGCCGCGCGGACATCCGTGCGATCTTCCGGTCGTCCAAGGTCGGCAACATCGCCGGTTGCCTGGTCACGTCGGGCATCATGCGACGCAACGCCAAGGCGCGTCTGCTGCGTGACAACGTCGTGGTCGCCGAGAACCTCACGATCTCGTCGCTCAAG includes these proteins:
- the infB gene encoding translation initiation factor IF-2; amino-acid sequence: MAGKARVHELAKELGVTSKEVLARLSEQGEFVKSASSTVEAPVARRLRESYPAEKAAAPASASPAPASNGSTAAAPTPGGPRPTSAKPGARKPAAPAAPTPAAPTPSAPTPAAPAAPAPSAPTPAAAESAPAPAPSAPAPTPAPATPAPQAPAASADAPAAPTPGAARPGPAGPKPGPKPPRVGNNPYSSAPAPRPAARPAPGQGAAPARPGTGRPAAGPGGPRPAPGAGGPRPSPGSMPPRPNPGAMPSRSARPAPGAGGPGRPGARGGPGGAGGGRPGGGGGGYRGGGAPGGAPTGGPPGGFRGRPGGGGVRRGGGAAGAFGRPGGAPRKGRKSKRQKRQEYDSMQAPAVGGVRLPHGDGQTIRLARGASLVDFADKIDANPAALVQALFNLGEMVTATESVNDETLELLGGEMNYVVQVVSPEDEDRELLDSFDLTYGEDEGGEDDLEQRPPVVTVMGHVDHGKTRLLDSIRNATVREGEAGGITQHIGAYQVLTELDGNERLVTFIDTPGHEAFTAMRARGAKATDIAILVVAADDGVMPQTVEAINHAQAADVPIVVAVNKIDKEGADPQKIRAQLTEYGLVAEDFGGETMFVDISAKQGTNINALLEAVLLTADAALDLRANPDMDAQGVAIEAHLDRGRGPVATVLVQRGTLRVGDSIVAGDAYGRVRRMVDEHGADVTEGLPSRPVQVIGFTSVPGAGDNLLVVDEDRIARQIADRRNARKRNALAARSRKRISLEDLDSALKETSQLNLILKGDNSGTVEALEEALINIDIGDEVTLRVIDRGVGGVTETNVNLASASNAIIIGFNVRAEGKATELANREGVDIRYYSVIYQAIDEIEKALKGMLKPIYEEVELGRADIRAIFRSSKVGNIAGCLVTSGIMRRNAKARLLRDNVVVAENLTISSLKREKDDATEVRDGYECGLTITYGDIKVDDVIETYELVEKARS